One stretch of Methanobacteriaceae archaeon DNA includes these proteins:
- the upp gene encoding uracil phosphoribosyltransferase: protein MLKIIDHLLVQEKLTKIRKKGINSAHFRKGIIEIGRLMAYEFANTLEKENISVETPLGQAKGIEIKSRKDIVIITILRASLPLTNGILRVFPEAQYGVIGAWRRDEPPFEVCMDYLKIPDLNDKIVIVADPMLATGNTMELILKKLERFGNPQRLALFTVISSEPGLEKIMENNPELEIYTCSVEKELNDDGYIVPGLGDAGDIAFGKPSK from the coding sequence ATGTTAAAAATAATTGACCATCTATTAGTTCAGGAAAAATTAACCAAAATAAGAAAAAAAGGAATTAATTCGGCCCATTTCAGGAAAGGGATTATTGAAATTGGTAGATTAATGGCCTATGAATTTGCTAATACATTAGAAAAAGAAAATATCAGCGTGGAAACACCATTAGGCCAGGCTAAGGGAATAGAAATAAAATCAAGAAAAGATATCGTTATTATCACCATATTAAGAGCTTCTTTACCCCTAACCAATGGCATATTGCGGGTTTTTCCAGAAGCACAGTATGGAGTGATTGGGGCCTGGAGACGTGACGAACCTCCCTTTGAAGTATGCATGGATTACCTCAAAATACCAGATTTAAATGATAAAATCGTGATTGTAGCAGATCCCATGCTGGCCACTGGAAATACTATGGAATTAATACTTAAAAAACTGGAAAGGTTTGGAAATCCCCAAAGACTGGCTCTATTTACTGTAATAAGCTCTGAACCAGGATTAGAAAAAATAATGGAAAATAATCCAGAACTGGAAATTTATACCTGTTCTGTGGAAAAAGAATTGAATGATGATGGATATATTGTGCCTGGCCTGGGAGATGCTGGAGATATTGCCTTTGGCAAGCCATCCAAATAG
- the mfnA gene encoding tyrosine decarboxylase MfnA: MDKTGLSKCQVFETLQEFKKKDLKYSSGKILGSMCTCAHPIAKEVYCDFLESNLGDPGLFKGTKALENEVISMLGELLGKKDVYGHVITGGTEANLMAMRAARNMVQNTMGEELNGTLEIVVPKSAHFSFKKAADILGLKLKEVELTDEYRMDLNCFQENLSKNTIAVVGVAGTTELGKIDPISELSKICLDSNIYLHVDAAFGGFLIPFLKEIGYKLPDFDFSLEGVSSITIDPHKMGLAPIPSGCILFREKEYLDVMNIDTPYLTEKQQSTIAGTRTGASSAATWAVMKYMGREGYAKLAARAMEITDFLASNLVKAGFELVSSQELNIVAFNSKQMLAQELAEKLEAQGWAVSISSCPPAIRVVLMPHIKREHIIEFMDTLENI; this comes from the coding sequence AGCAAGTGCCAGGTCTTTGAAACGCTTCAGGAGTTCAAGAAAAAGGATCTAAAGTATTCTTCCGGCAAAATATTAGGTTCCATGTGCACCTGTGCGCATCCTATTGCTAAGGAAGTATATTGTGATTTTTTAGAATCTAATTTGGGAGATCCTGGCCTTTTTAAAGGTACTAAAGCACTGGAAAATGAAGTAATTTCTATGCTAGGTGAACTTTTAGGCAAAAAAGATGTTTATGGGCATGTAATTACTGGTGGCACGGAAGCTAATCTCATGGCCATGCGAGCAGCCAGGAATATGGTCCAAAATACTATGGGTGAAGAATTAAATGGAACTCTCGAGATTGTGGTTCCTAAATCTGCTCATTTTTCTTTTAAAAAGGCTGCCGATATCTTGGGTTTAAAATTAAAAGAAGTTGAATTGACTGACGAATATCGCATGGATTTGAATTGTTTTCAGGAAAATCTCTCCAAAAATACTATTGCAGTAGTTGGTGTGGCTGGAACCACGGAACTAGGTAAAATTGACCCTATATCTGAACTTTCCAAAATTTGTTTGGATTCTAATATTTATCTACATGTTGATGCGGCCTTCGGAGGGTTTTTAATACCTTTTTTAAAAGAAATTGGATATAAACTTCCTGATTTTGATTTTTCTCTGGAAGGAGTTTCTTCAATTACCATTGATCCTCATAAGATGGGTTTGGCCCCTATTCCATCAGGATGTATCTTGTTTCGGGAAAAAGAGTATCTGGATGTCATGAACATTGATACTCCATACCTCACTGAAAAACAGCAGTCCACTATTGCCGGTACCAGAACTGGTGCTTCTTCGGCTGCTACTTGGGCTGTAATGAAGTATATGGGTAGGGAAGGTTATGCAAAACTCGCGGCCAGGGCCATGGAAATAACAGACTTTTTAGCCAGTAATCTGGTCAAAGCAGGATTTGAACTAGTCAGTTCACAGGAATTGAATATAGTTGCATTTAATTCTAAGCAAATGCTGGCTCAGGAGTTGGCTGAAAAACTTGAAGCTCAAGGATGGGCAGTCTCTATTTCATCATGCCCTCCGGCCATAAGGGTAGTACTAATGCCCCATATAAAACGGGAACATATAATTGAATTCATGGATACCCTTGAAAATATTTAA
- a CDS encoding fumarate hydratase C-terminal domain-containing protein: MKKITIPTTKEIIDDLEVGDQILLSGKMLTGRDAALPRLVKSIENGENSIDIQGAALMHSAVSDAGIAPTTSNKEEIEGNMPYMAKAGLLIHIGKGNLSEDTAKSLGDAGAIFVVTPPVAALLTSKVKSKKVAAFEEEGMEAIFELEVEEIPGIVAVAHGQSIY; the protein is encoded by the coding sequence ATGAAAAAAATTACTATTCCCACCACTAAAGAAATAATTGACGATTTGGAAGTTGGTGATCAGATTCTTTTAAGTGGAAAAATGCTTACTGGAAGAGATGCTGCTTTACCAAGACTGGTTAAATCAATTGAAAATGGTGAAAACTCAATTGATATTCAAGGAGCGGCCCTGATGCATAGTGCAGTTAGTGATGCGGGAATCGCACCCACCACCAGTAACAAAGAAGAAATCGAGGGAAACATGCCCTATATGGCCAAAGCAGGCCTTTTAATCCATATAGGTAAAGGAAATCTAAGTGAGGATACTGCAAAATCTTTAGGTGATGCCGGAGCTATATTTGTGGTAACACCACCGGTAGCAGCACTTTTAACCAGCAAAGTAAAATCAAAAAAAGTTGCGGCCTTTGAAGAAGAAGGAATGGAGGCCATATTTGAATTGGAAGTTGAAGAAATTCCAGGAATTGTAGCTGTGGCCCATGGACAGTCTATTTATTGA
- a CDS encoding PQQ-dependent sugar dehydrogenase, with protein MNKKLIIGIIIILIAFILIMFVTWPQTANQKGFQSEVVLENLNTPWAIDFLPNGTMIFTERNGKISTWDGKSLIVVGNISVKAEGESGLLGLAVDPEFSKNKYVYVYYTDNDSNSISRFNLNQKLENETVLLDNIPSASTHDAGRLKFGPDGKLYATTGDASQRDLAQDVNSLAGKILRLNKNGSVPTDNPFKNYVWSYGHRNPQGITWSDNGTMYSSEHGQTMNDEINIIVKGGNYGWPLEEGDNLTGKYKNPLIFYTNFTLAPSGITFFQGNLYVAGLRGNQLRQIFLDDSGQKMLSEAELFNNLGRIRDVVAHDGYLYISTSNYDGRGVPKVGDDKIIRIKVNG; from the coding sequence TTGAATAAAAAATTAATCATTGGGATTATAATTATTTTAATAGCTTTTATTTTAATCATGTTTGTCACATGGCCTCAAACAGCCAATCAAAAAGGATTTCAATCAGAAGTAGTTTTGGAAAATCTTAATACTCCTTGGGCCATTGATTTTCTGCCTAATGGAACAATGATATTCACCGAACGGAATGGAAAAATCAGTACTTGGGATGGTAAATCACTTATTGTAGTGGGTAATATCTCGGTTAAGGCTGAAGGAGAATCAGGACTCTTAGGGTTGGCAGTAGATCCAGAATTTTCTAAAAACAAATATGTCTATGTTTATTATACCGATAATGACTCTAATAGTATTTCTCGATTCAATTTAAATCAAAAACTGGAAAATGAAACGGTTTTGTTAGATAACATCCCCAGTGCATCAACTCACGATGCAGGCCGACTTAAATTCGGGCCAGACGGTAAATTATATGCAACTACTGGCGATGCCTCTCAAAGAGATCTGGCCCAGGATGTAAATTCTCTGGCTGGTAAAATACTTCGTTTAAATAAAAACGGTTCTGTGCCAACTGATAATCCATTTAAAAATTATGTATGGTCCTATGGCCATAGGAATCCTCAGGGAATAACCTGGAGTGACAATGGAACCATGTATTCATCCGAACATGGGCAGACCATGAATGATGAGATTAATATCATTGTAAAAGGGGGAAATTATGGTTGGCCATTAGAAGAAGGAGATAATTTAACGGGCAAATATAAAAATCCACTTATCTTCTACACAAACTTTACTTTAGCCCCGTCTGGAATTACCTTTTTCCAGGGAAATTTGTATGTGGCCGGCCTTAGAGGTAATCAACTAAGACAGATTTTTCTGGATGATAGTGGACAGAAAATGCTTAGTGAAGCAGAATTATTTAATAATTTGGGCCGTATAAGGGATGTGGTGGCGCATGATGGTTATTTGTATATCAGTACCAGTAATTATGATGGCCGGGGTGTTCCCAAGGTGGGTGATGATAAGATAATTAGAATAAAGGTTAATGGTTGA
- a CDS encoding tRNA (cytidine(56)-2'-O)-methyltransferase, producing the protein MNISVLRLDHRRRRDARITTHVCLTARAFGASEVILSGERDKKLMENVEDVRERWGGSFKVSYQKNWDNLIEEWQKNGGEVIHLTMYGTPVQAAVPEIQKSEKDKLIVVGGSRVPTPVYKAADWNVSVTNQPHSEVSSLGVFMHMLMDGKEFDLDFKGGKLEVVPCAEGKQIITHEEFD; encoded by the coding sequence ATGAATATCAGTGTTTTAAGATTAGATCATCGCCGAAGAAGAGATGCTAGAATCACCACCCACGTTTGCCTTACAGCTAGGGCCTTTGGGGCCAGTGAAGTGATTTTAAGTGGAGAAAGAGACAAAAAACTCATGGAAAATGTGGAAGACGTTCGAGAAAGATGGGGTGGATCTTTTAAGGTCTCCTATCAAAAGAACTGGGACAATTTAATTGAAGAATGGCAGAAAAATGGTGGAGAAGTTATACATCTCACCATGTACGGTACACCGGTCCAGGCAGCAGTTCCTGAGATTCAAAAAAGTGAAAAAGATAAACTTATAGTTGTGGGCGGGTCTAGAGTCCCTACCCCAGTTTATAAGGCCGCAGATTGGAATGTTTCGGTCACCAATCAGCCCCATTCTGAAGTTTCCTCACTGGGCGTATTCATGCACATGCTAATGGATGGAAAGGAGTTTGATCTGGACTTTAAAGGGGGGAAACTGGAAGTAGTCCCTTGTGCTGAAGGAAAACAGATTATAACTCATGAAGAGTTTGATTAA